From the genome of bacterium, one region includes:
- a CDS encoding twin-arginine translocase TatA/TatE family subunit yields the protein MAPFLAVFGGIGWGELLIIAFVVLMVFGPKRLPEIAEALGSSVKKFRRATQDAKDEVKREIDVARTDAPRPAPPRSDAGDGGAAPPRDS from the coding sequence ATGGCACCGTTCCTCGCCGTCTTCGGCGGCATCGGCTGGGGCGAACTGCTGATCATCGCGTTCGTCGTCCTGATGGTCTTCGGGCCGAAGCGTCTGCCCGAGATCGCCGAGGCGCTCGGCTCCTCCGTCAAGAAGTTCCGCCGCGCGACCCAGGACGCCAAGGACGAGGTCAAGCGCGAGATCGACGTCGCCCGCACCGACGCGCCCCGCCCCGCCCCGCCCCGCAGCGACGCCGGCGACGGCGGCGCCGCGCCGCCCAGGGACAGCTGA
- a CDS encoding DUF4321 domain-containing protein: MRKSMGTVLLTLFLGILIGAIFSEIIGLFLEEGSVAHQLFVRSIDFGPELNQWDLVILEIAFGFKLHFNFMSLVGVFVASQMLRWYR; the protein is encoded by the coding sequence ATGCGGAAGTCCATGGGAACGGTGTTGCTGACCCTGTTCCTGGGTATCTTGATCGGCGCCATCTTCAGCGAGATCATCGGCCTGTTCCTGGAAGAGGGCTCGGTGGCCCACCAGCTGTTCGTGCGTTCGATCGACTTCGGACCCGAGCTGAACCAGTGGGACCTGGTGATCCTGGAGATCGCCTTCGGCTTCAAGCTGCACTTCAACTTCATGAGCCTGGTCGGCGTGTTCGTGGCCTCGCAGATGCTGCGCTGGTACCGCTGA
- a CDS encoding HIT domain-containing protein, producing the protein MDRLFTPWRLDYVRQGDQRGEACVFCACQGGRDEQEFILHRSRHWFAILNRYPYNGGHLLLVCNGHVGGLTECAPEAVNDLAPLLAAAERAVREVYQPHGVNAGYNGGAAAGAGIPGHFHVHLLPRWRADTNFMTVVGDARVIPETLDQSYARLRPALADALRGTGL; encoded by the coding sequence ATGGACCGCCTGTTCACGCCCTGGCGCCTGGACTACGTCCGGCAGGGGGACCAGCGGGGGGAGGCGTGCGTGTTCTGCGCCTGCCAGGGCGGCCGCGACGAGCAGGAGTTCATCCTGCACCGGTCCCGGCACTGGTTCGCCATCCTCAACCGCTACCCCTACAACGGCGGGCATCTGCTGCTGGTGTGCAACGGGCACGTCGGCGGGTTGACGGAGTGCGCGCCGGAAGCGGTGAACGATCTGGCGCCGCTGCTCGCGGCCGCGGAGCGGGCGGTGCGCGAGGTCTACCAGCCCCACGGCGTCAACGCCGGCTACAACGGGGGCGCGGCGGCGGGCGCCGGCATCCCCGGGCACTTCCACGTCCACCTGCTGCCCCGTTGGCGGGCGGACACCAACTTCATGACCGTCGTCGGCGACGCGCGGGTGATCCCCGAGACCCTCGACCAGTCCTACGCCCGGCTGCGGCCCGCCCTGGCCGACGCCCTGCGCGGCACGGGCCTCTAG